In a genomic window of Brassica rapa cultivar Chiifu-401-42 unplaced genomic scaffold, CAAS_Brap_v3.01 Scaffold0045, whole genome shotgun sequence:
- the LOC117129680 gene encoding uncharacterized protein LOC117129680 → MEEERHGQNLRATLSQQSAALQKLQIKIAQLEKRNQAQGQRPHEGERRFGNVPGAVYVEPKPPDPSRINQTPTSKTHNPYVVNSRFDYNSFADKVELFKFSGKRGYLRWERNLDEWFHYNNILRKERLAYAIDQLKDDAFKWWVQEEDDRWFYKEPAIKTWRALKEVMRDRFAPDYTRSEIQELYPRRYPTHGSKEARKIVEQEVQRVLPKEANFQPNQGHAIVHCLEQESDIPKVRKMSTSVGQNTLIRSKDKPEQVIVQVKAKVSPIHDKSFHKSSTTCMMHLSLSKSVITGLKEPRYIEEEAPGTNLPMDQKEAQSTKQSKLLNKPKPVIQVSNQGIPDESHMLTGVPSAEPDHELNQNPHHKWKPKSEQCTVQVPKSEVKFTLNQNVFIDSMTRLMHLSCPRKSEIGTGKQGYYKANKEQEVLTATFDIKVNCSMFSSVYKSLYFGIIHLSLPRCFDPGISQEEHKNRAELSQEDGYTNQGKHLQERQPSNQICPKKNIILHHADAPKVNSTITNSVHEIPVSDIIHLVFVQNVEKFSGCKEESFKEIPPDNLLLLGGSNPKMVRAEPARSMKDHPLKKRSNAKVHSRGVILSYLLKEEPPDEQSIPKPKQYQGKTLESQKSMKADLLYLGAGYTVSRSKPFQGGGNVAASNSAAEPEVDPTPYSTSQGANQDIRALKMPYLTNQEGLNHEDNFYGFYTQEGVPVQLESAQNIHGARSYEFYNSEVSQPVHLRVCDFRRGFKPKEEAA, encoded by the exons ATGGAGGAGGAGAGACACGGCCAAAACCTAAGGGCCACCTTGAGCCAACAGTCCGCAGCTCTACAAAAGCTCCAAATTAAGATTGCTCAATTGGAGAAAAGAAATCAGGCACAAGGCCAACGTCCACATGaaggagaaaggagatttgGAAATGTACCAGGGGCAGTCTATGTcgagcccaagccaccagatccttcaaggaTCAATCAAACTCCAACTTCTAAAACCCACAACCCTTATGTTGTTAATTCTCGGTTTGATTATAACTCTTTTGCTGATAAAGTTGAACTCTTTAAATTTTCAGGAAAAAGAGGTTATCTAAGATGGGAGAGGAACcttgatgaatggtttcactaCAACAACATCCTGAGGAAAGAGAGGCTAGCTTATGCCATTGATCAACTAAAAGATGATGCTTTTAAatggtgggtacaagaagaGGATGATAGATGGTTTTACAAGGAGCCAGCTATCAAAACGTGGAGAGCTCTTAAGGAAGTCATGAGGGATAGATTTGCACCAGATTATACAAGGTCTGAAATCCAGGAACTATATCCAAGGAGATATCCAACTCATGGTTCCAAAGAAGCAAGGAAAATTGTGGAACAAGAAGTTCAAAGAGTCTTGCCTAAAGAAGCCAACTTTCAGCCAAACCAGGGGCACGCCATTGTCCACTGCTTAGAGCAGGAGAGTGACATCCCAAAGGTCAGGAAGATGAGTACAAGTGTCGGCCAAAACACTTTGATCAGGTCCAAAGACAAACCAGAGCAAGTTATTGTCCAAGTAAAGGCTAAGGTAAGTCCTATACATGATAAATCTTTTCATAAATCATCTACCACTTGtatgatgcacttgtctttgtccaagagTGTTATTACAGGTCTAAAGGAGCCTAGGTACATAGAAGAAGAGGCGCCAGGCACAAACCTTCCCATGGACCAGAAGGAAGCTCAAAGCACAAAGCAATCAAAGTTGCTTAATAAACCAAAACCAGTGATCCAAGTATCAAACCAAG GGATACCAGATGAGAGCCATATGCTTACTGGAGTTCCAAGTGCCGAACCAGATCATGAGCTCAATCAAAATCCACACCATAAGTGGAAACCGAAATCTGAACAATGTACTGTTCAAGTGCCAAAATCTGAGGTAAAATTCACTTTAAACCAGAATGTTTTTATTGATTCTATGACAAGATTAATGCACTTGTCTTGTCCAAGGAAAAGTGAAATTGGTACAGGAAAGCAAGGTTACTACAAGGCAAACAAAGAACAAGAAGTTCTTACTGCCACATTTGACATTAAGGTTAATTGTTCTATGTTTTCTTCAGTTTATAAATCCCTATACTTTGGTATAATACACTTGTCTTTGCCAAGATGTTTTGATCCAGGGATAAGTCAAGAAGAACATAAAAACCGAGCTGAGCTATCACAAGAAGATGGTTATACCAACCAAGGTAAACATTTGCAAGAAAGGCAGCCATCTAACCAAATCTGTCCAAAGAAGAATATCATTCTTCATCATGCTGATGCACCCAAGGTAAATTCGACCATAACAAATTCTGTTCATGAAATTCCAGTATCAGATATAATTCACTTGGTCTTTGTCCAGAATGTTGAAAAATTTTCAGGTTGCAAAGAAGAAAGCTTCAAAGAAATCCCACCGGATAATCTTTTGTTGCTAGGAGGATCAAACCCAAAGATGGTCAGAGCTGAGCCTGCTAGGAGTATGAAGGACCATCCACTGAAGAAGAGAAGCAATGCAAAAGTCCATAGCAGAGGCGTGATCCTATCCTATTTGCTGAAAGAAGAGCCACCTGATGAACAATCCATCcccaaaccaaaacaatatcAAGGTAAGACcttagaatctcaaaagagtatgaaagctgacttgctctatcttggtgcaggttatacagtttcgaggtcgaaaccttttcaagggggagggaatgttgcggccagcaattcagcagctgaaccagaggtcgacccaacaccctactcaaccagccaaggcgccaaccaggacatacgtgcactaaaaatgccatatcttacaaaccaggagggtttaaatcacgaggataatttttatggattctacactcaagaaggagtcccaGTACAATTGGAATCTGcccaaaatattcacggagcaagaagttatgaattttacaattcagaggtttctcagcccgtccatctgcgagtatgcgactttagaagaggattcaagcccaaagaagaagcggcctga